Below is a genomic region from Fischerella sp. PCC 9605.
CAGGATTGGCTTGCCCAGACTGGCCTTTGTGCTATGGAGAACTGGTGCCAACTAAACAAATGAATTTCCAGGTTTTCCTGGAGTGGTTTCACAGGTTGGATGCCGCATTGATCGGAGTCAGCGCGATCGCTCTCGTGGGAATGTCTTGGTGGAATCGTCGCTCTCTACCAAACTGGCTACCTTGGGCATCTACATTTGCCCTGTTTTTGATTGTCTTTCAAGGTGTGTTAGGCGGACTCACTGTTACCGAACTGTTACGGTTTGATATTGTTACCGCTCACTTGGGAACAGCTCTGTTGTTTTTCTCGACTCTACTAGCGATTGGCTCTGCAATCACCCCTTACCAAGGTACTGGAACAGTTGGTAAATTGCCTTGGGTGGGTTTGACAGCTGCTATTTTTGTCTACGTGCAGAGTCTTCTCGGTGCTTTAGTTGGATCTCGTTGGGCATTACACCAATGCTTTGCGGGTTATCAACTGTGTAATGTGATGTACAGTCACATCTTTGGCTTGATCCCGCCAACGGTAGCAACATTGGCTGTTGTATTTCTAGCTTGGCGGACACCAGCGCTGCAT
It encodes:
- a CDS encoding COX15/CtaA family protein, with the translated sequence MSEFVLEQQNLTAVEQQKPKDRIRRLVWRMCIATLILMAIGSATRVMNAGLACPDWPLCYGELVPTKQMNFQVFLEWFHRLDAALIGVSAIALVGMSWWNRRSLPNWLPWASTFALFLIVFQGVLGGLTVTELLRFDIVTAHLGTALLFFSTLLAIGSAITPYQGTGTVGKLPWVGLTAAIFVYVQSLLGALVGSRWALHQCFAGYQLCNVMYSHIFGLIPPTVATLAVVFLAWRTPALHPALRRLANMAGGLLSLQILLGFATFRLHLQVEPLTVSHQAIGAALLGTLVVFTVLSLRDRAMNIGINAYSDADTVTAVGKQASGVKT